A genomic segment from Papilio machaon chromosome 10, ilPapMach1.1, whole genome shotgun sequence encodes:
- the LOC106721390 gene encoding nuclear pore complex protein Nup85, with translation MNISGFSSNGLMEKHLKRSDRAKTFVLPNKCFEKHIACAWRRGNNFTIYPRSQTVSKNQGNTSDNKILKVRQEILLFIPILRKLINDSNGVFLSLQKVAENTNSDNQVEFWKLSRQYRSIVRSIIENLQEAAEEESDALAKNSLNSYATIFYSIECIWHLCEILFIKNIPGDVVLPFLLEWVCCHFPSHDQTAAQLLEARERGSEDHPEYWDTVVSLIIQGRIDDARDLLRLHSDSESAEFKLVANSLRTMPVYNIYGGISSGEFTIVWKHWQAECRAILNSQSLSSLPYLQLIMRLLIGDYTAFESICSKYPSWFYLLGGYVLFTRPWSRRRELADAAAACAGLGAAHAHSHLNTVIRALLEGDLHQMIYEIQQMSDNGWFATHLTDMLYHCGKLQVLDEHQTDMTKRLRDSLVLEYGSLVMEHGALWCTGLSYLVACAPEGPRRAELLLERLPLDSEEKAMRIIAEAKKYDLLGVVQTVCACMSARWRGAGRGAGRVGAALAWAGRARGAGLCAGAAHAALRGYCAGAPLPAADMLLSAGPTLLMDDTLLLLGKYSDFHRLYNNKEFKKAAKLLISLITSKIAPEYFWETLLLDTLPLLESEEPVFSSTETYEILLCLELRAKLLTGEKADLLRLACARNLARTVLLDGVEE, from the exons ATGAATATTTCAGGTTTCTCATCAAACGGCCTGATGGAAAAGCATTTAAAACGTAGTGATAGAGCAAAAACTTTT GTTTTACCGaacaaatgttttgaaaagCACATCGCATGTGCATGGAGGCGAGGaaataatttcacaatttATCCAAGAAGTCAAACAGTTAGTAAAAACCAAGGCAATACAAGTGATAACAAAATCTTAAAAGTGCGACAAGAAATCCTACTTTTTATTCCTATACTAAGGAAGCTTATAAACGATTCAAATGGCGTATTTCTTTCTTTGCAAAAAGTTGCGGAGAACACAAATTCGGACAATCAGGTGGAATTTTGGAAACTTTCCCGCCAATATAGATCGATCGTACGGTCCATCATCGAAAATTTACAAGAAGCAGCCGAGGAAGAGTCAGATGCTTTGGCAAAGAATAGTTTAAATTCCTACGCAACGATTTTTTACTCAATCGAATGTATTTGGCATCTCTGCgagattttgtttataaaaaacattcctGGTGATGTGGTTTTACCATTTTTGTTAGAGTGGGTTTGCTGTCACTTTCCAAGCCATGACCAGACCGCAGCACAGTTGCTGGAGGCTAGAGAAAGAGGTTCTGAAGATCACCCCGAGTATTGGGATACTGTTGTTAGTTTGATAATTCAAGGGAGAATCGATGATGCCAGAGATCTTCTACGACTCCATTCTGACTCTGAATCAGCTGAATTCAAGCTTGTTGCCAATTCTCTTCGTACTATGCCTGTTTATAAT ATATATGGTGGTATATCTAGTGGGGAGTTCACAATAGTGTGGAAGCACTGGCAGGCGGAGTGTAGAGCCATTTTGAACAGCCAGTCTTTGAGCTCACTACCGTACTTGCAACTTATTATGAGA TTACTGATTGGGGACTACACAGCGTTTGAGTCAATTTGTTCCAAATATCCATCCTGGTTCTACCTACTGGGAGGGTATGTGCTGTTCACGCGGCCATGGTCGCGACGGCGCGAGCTGGCGGACGCGGCAGCGGCCTGCGCGGGGCTCGGCGCTGCGCATGCGCACTCACACCTCAACACTGTCATACGTGCATTGCTTGAAGGTGACCTCCATCAG ATGATCTATGAAATACAACAAATGTCTGATAACGGCTGGTTTGCTACACATCTCACTGATATGCTGTACCACTGTGGAAAATTGCAAGTATTGGATGAACACCAGACTGA TATGACGAAGCGGCTTCGCGACAGCCTGGTGCTGGAATACGGGTCACTGGTGATGGAACATGGGGCACTGTGGTGCACGGGCTTGTCATACCTGGTCGCGTGCGCGCCTGAGGGCCCGCGTCGCGCAGAGTTGTTGCTGGAGCGGCTCCCCCTCGACAGCGAGGAGAAAGCGATGCGCATCATTGCTGAAGCTAAGAAATACGACCTCCTTGGTGTTG TGCAGACGGTGTGCGCGTGTATGAGTGCGCGGtggcggggcgcggggcggggcgcggggcgggTGGGCGCGGCGCTGGCGTGGGCGGGGCGGGCGCGCGGGGCGGGGCTGTGTGCGGGCGCGGCGCACGCGGCGCTGCGCGGGTACTGCGCGGGTGCTCCGCTGCCCGCCGCCGACATGCTGCTCAGCGCCGGGCCCACGCTACTCATGGACGATACACTGCTGTTGCTCG GCAAATACAGTGACTTCCACAGATTGTATAACAACAAAGAATTCAAAAAGGCGgcaaagttattaatttctcTAATTACGTCCAAAATCGCTCCAGAATA CTTCTGGGAGACATTACTGTTGGACACATTGCCACTGCTGGAGTCAGAGGAGCCAGTGTTCTCGTCTACGGAGACATACGAGATCCTGTTATGTCTGGAGCTGCGGGCCAAGCTGCTGACGGGGGAGAAGGCGGACCTGCTGCGTCTGGCCTGCGCCAGGAACCTAGCTAGAACTGTCCTGCTGGATGGTGTTGAAGAATAA